The following nucleotide sequence is from Siniperca chuatsi isolate FFG_IHB_CAS linkage group LG2, ASM2008510v1, whole genome shotgun sequence.
TAAAGACGTCATAATACTGTGAAAGTTATATCTTTATGGGATATACACATCTGGAAACACATAAGGGTGAATTTTCAGACAAGGCAGCATAAATCGTCAGAACACCGGTAGTGTGTAACTGGATGTGAAAAATAATACATGCACGCTCACCGTTAAGTTGTGGCTCATTTTGAAGGTTATGTAACCGCTGTTCCTACGGTGGcaagtttacatacattagtcaaCTATAAATGACCACACAatcaaatgttagactgactttatgaatagtttaatcatgttgagaatattatGCGGCAGTCAGCTAAGCAGTATTAGGCAATACCATGGATgtagtaggttgtaattagcGAGGCATTAAGCAATAACTTATAGTCaaacacaagtagtttgtgttttttaatgatttaatttacttacttacttgcaAATGAAGCTGCTTTGGAAAAACATCCATTCGGAAGAAAGGTTGCAGTGCATGTAGAGGTCATgctcatctaataggctaggctatgaaaacGGAGCTACCGGTAAGCAAGCTTTGATTTCCTGCAGGCATTATCATGCAGCACAAGCTGACCAAGTAGATTTTTTTGCAAATgcattacaaataaacaaatagacAGAAGAGTGTCATTTCATCTCTATTAGTTAACGTATGCTAGCTACAGAGTGCCGCTCAAAAGCTACCagcaacttttaaggtggaatgttttcttgcatgttactcAGTGCATGAGTTGATGTCATTAATCAATCAGTGGTGCTGAAATGTCTGAGGAGAGTTGAAGaacagatgaaaaaatataGCCGCAACCGGCAATGACGGGGTCCAAGTAGATTGCAAGCATTTGGAtgcttgtttcttatttaattgaCATGAAACTCTTGATTTGCTTGAGATTAAAATTATGAAAGAATTTTGACTCTAGGCCAAGCCATTTTTGAGATAATTGCGAAAACGTAAACTTGATTATTACAGCGTCACCTTGTGGTCAATAAGTGTCATTATATGTGCCTGAGTAGTGGGTGGAATTTTCAACCCACCTGCccatttttgtgtttctaggTCTTATGGTTTTTGCTGCACAAACACTTTTTggcagagaaaaataagaagaaattTTCACGGGGTCACAATAGGCAACCTTCGACCTCAATGAGcacttaaaaacaacaaaagtggCCAAGTCTTACTTGCCACATTGTTGGCAAGTAGAACTTGACTGGGGATTCATACCCTACTGAATGCGTCACTGGTGAGACATACAGTAGTTTCCACACACCTTTTCACAAGTTGAGGCAATAACATCACTTGCAATTTTTGTCTGTAAAGTAACCTTGACCTTAGTAAAATCACACATCATTCTTCTGGTGTATTGTCCAATGCTTTGTTGAAGTTTGATTAAACATTTGGCGAAATAGAAAATGTTGTGCATACAGTActaattacatacagtactaaTGACACTGAATATCACTGCGGACTCATCGTTTGACATATCTGAACACGATTTGAAACATGTGATATCTAGATTCCAAAGAATGTCTGTGTCAATTTTGGTAGCATTTGAATGAAGTCTTATGGCGATATAAATGTTAGttgattttgcatatttttgaaaaatatagagtgacGGACTTCTGaattgaccataggttgcagtgaggcaaatTTTGTCACAtatcagtggatgtgctgaaaataTTTCAGCTCTTTAGGATCTACTGTAaagtttaaatgattttttggAAGTTTTGACTGCAATATAGATGAAATGTGAGTTTAcatgtttaaacattttcactCATATCTGCGCAGCTAGTTATGAGATATAAACTTTTCGCATTTGTGGCACCCCCTAGTGGTAGAATATCCTAGGACTGCTCAGCGAAGCTTGGACCTAGTATCCGAACCATAGAATGTATACAAAGATGGGCGTAGTATAGGTCATAACGCCCCCTCTATGTTAGCGGAtaggacatgggccaaactaaaaactcaaagtacacgtcaaatacattttttcccaaagatggtttctgtcattataggtttaaaaatgtataatttcaaaACCGTACGGAGtatcaaaaatccaaaaaagtACTTTTTTGGGAATGGATCAAGATATGCTATAAGAAATTTTTGATGCCCATTGCTCAAAATTTGTAGGAAGAGTagagaacattttttaaaatggcagaaaatataTCCAGGTGCAAATGGGCGTGTCTTATATGGATAGAGAAGTCTGGACCCACACAATTTTGTGACTTACAGTTCAAAAGTTATAGGCCAAAACATAAAATCCGTTGTTATAGCGCCACCATCTGGCCAATCAGtacaattttttttgtctgagtAGTGGGTGAGATTTCCAACCTGTCAGCCTAGTTTGGGAACCGTAACTGTTACGGTTTCTGAGATCCAGATACTTTTAGGGCACAAGAAGAAGAATCCTAACAGATACAATATGATCCCAACAGCTTCACTGTTTGGACCCCTCTGTATTGTGTAGCCAAAAGAAATTAGAGAGGGAGATTAGAGAgagattatattatatagttTTCAAACAGCAGGTGTTGGTTTAGACCGTTATCAAGCTTAACAGCAGACTTAATGaatcaaacaaacagataaTGTCTAGTTATATTTCAGGGACTTTAGGTCTAAACTGGGCTACTGCACTGGCCCTTGGCTGATCTTAATGGCCAACCCTGCCATGATGGACAAAATTGGGCCCTGGCAGGACCTAAATAATATCTACTAAAGAACACCTTTTAATAGATATGCAATCTCAGATCTGTGTGGAAAAAACAGTAAAGAGTTCAGTGTTTATCCCTGTGTTTAAAGGACAATTCCAAAATTTATTTCAACTAGTGCAGTGCCTGTTCGGGGTGTGGCCGTTTGGAAACGGGCCAATTGCTTGACTCCCggtattgctgcttgcagcATTCTTGATGAGCTGAACTGCTCATCTGATTAACTTCACACTCGACACTGCACTCccttgggtcctcagcaatacacccgcAAAGTGTGAAGTTGATCGGATGAACGGTTCTCAAGATATTCAAAGGACAGACATACACACGTACAGACAGAGATTACTTCCTTCATAGTTAGAAGATGCTGCTACAGCACCACCTATTGGCCAAATGGCATCAAATTTGTCATGGTCACTCAGACATTATATCTACACGTGTCCACTAAACGTGGTTGCAATAGCACAAAGCATTCAGGAGATATGACAGTTTTTGTACTATAAGCCCTGCTTATAGTTAGCATTTGAGCAAACTTTGAGGGTCAGCTATACCAATACTGTATGGAATATCAAAAATCCGAAAAAGTAACTTTTCCCGGCTTGGTCCGAGATGCTGTGTCCCAGTTGTGGTGATTGTTCAAAATTTGTAGGAGGAGTAGCAAAAAAACAGATCTAGATGTAAATGGGCGTGACTTGTATGGATAGATTCATCTGGACCCGCAGAATCCTggaaaaaagaatttaaaaaatcaaaaacaaatctaTCAAATGACCCCATCCATTgatttttaatgcttttattcAAAGCTTTTCTCtatcacagacacactcactcacagtcaTACGAAGATTTATAAACAGTAGCTTCATTTGctgtcttgtctgtctgtcctccaggCTCAGCGGCCTCGGCAGTGCATTGTCCCTACTGCCCGGCTGTGCTGGGCGGGGAGGAGGAGATGCAGGAGCACATCAGCAGCCAGCACATCAGCCAGAGCAGCGAGGCATTCAGCTGCCCCCTCTGCTCCCTGGTCTGCACCTCCCAGCTGGAGCTGCAGGAGCACCTGCTCTCCTGCCACATGGAGgcacaggaggagcaggaggccgGAGAGGAGCAGGCCTCCACCTCCCACACGGTAAGGAGCTCTACTGCTGCACTCAAGTCAGATGGGAAATATAGTACACACAAGATTTCGAGTCATCTCGGCCTTCAGCTGTTACATACCAGAAAATATTGTTCACCTCAGCTCAGATGGTAAATAGTAGAGCtgaaattaatgataatgataagtagataaattaatcaaaaggcaatttttattattaagcaATCagttaaagctggagtgcggaactTTTGTTTCCCCCTTCTgtcagtgagagtaattacacaaacactgttgatgcGTGCTTATGATGTAGCCTATTTCTACAGTGAGCTCACCCCAGGCTCgggttcagaaatagttacaaaaatacagagaaatttccacagttccaagacaataatccattatttccgtagagtaaatgtaatagctacatagcctactctcCAAATATTTAATCAACCTGTCCAAGAGGAGTAACGCGACATCCGTGTCttccctcagtcccttctctcagcgctctccaacaaggaaaagctaaagctgcGCCAATGGTTATCCGTCTATCGCTTTCTTGTAATCATTTACatttgactgtaatccttcctctgaacgcagagtttcttttttagctggagcatcagaaacatTTCTTGGACGCGCTTaggttttacccttagttgCTGTAGCCTGCTCTGTCgctacggttgctccagagccatgtagagagagagttgcatcAACTCCATTCAGTTTAAATTCAAGTGGCTTCATTGGCTTGACtgcataaaatacaacattgccaaagcatattaacataaactatacaatcataataaacaaaataaacaatgctcaataataaacattttctccaatggaccttttttttggCGGATCgcggagctctctacatggctctgggttgctcctcgcttctgctctggcaaaccaaaacaaatcaaaaccaaactaATCATTGCTAGTTGgcgtaaaacgcatcattaccgATGCACCAGCaggggaatgtcgccacagacaccagatttaaaaactctgtatactgctaaatacagagagatttacatggcggtgataggcttaatcagcattatttggcaagggcttgaatgtaacggacattaatttatatgaaaaagtcctgcactctagctttaaatCACTAAACAGACATTGTCAAACATTTGATGGATTacttgcttttctgttttatattattatttgaatCCTGCATTATGAATACATTATTAGTTGAAATAACTAATAAGTTAAATAAGTTATTTGGCCATAAAATCTAAGCACTTTTATGACAACTTTGGCTTCAGGGAATGTGACAtgaatatttgttattattgtgtACTTTTTATAGACCATAAAGGCATCAGGTGTGTATTGGAGTGTGAccaaagtgggaaaaaaaattgaaagtTTCAAGCAACAGAGCAGTGcagttttacctttttttaaaaaaaaataaattgaaatatttaatacaCAACTTCTCTGTCCAATCAGGTGATTTCAGCAGATCCAACAGGCAATGAAGGGGCGGAGTCAATCATCTCTGAGGAGCAGGCACAGCTGACAGCTGCCCAGCAGGTGTTTGTGGCTCTGGCAGGTGGAAGAGAGGGCGGATCATCAGCGGAGGTGGTGGAGGTCAACATGTATGACCTGCTGAGCAGCTCAGTCACCTTCATCTGTGAGGACAAACCGTCAGATCCTGACTCTTAAGCAGGAACTTTGACCCTTGGAGGATCACTCTGGACACTGTTATGGTTTTATGGTCTCCTCTGATCATTATTAACACTACAACATAGGCTAACCAGACATAATTCACAAAGGACTCTTTGTGTTGTTGGTTCATGTTTAGTCCACCAAAATATTTTCTATGGTAGACTTTTGCAGTTCTAATAAATGTGGTGAATGTGTGGTTCACTTTAGTTTATGTACAGAAACCCAGGTTGGCTTTTAAGAGTTGTCCCCAAAGAGCACAGAAAgtcaaaaccaaacacaaaagcaaaaaccaAACATGACCTCGCTCAGGCTGCCTTGTCTGTTTCTACTTCAGTTACTACATTTCCCAGACAACAACCCCTTAGAGACAGAATGTGGACTTGTGGCTTTCAATTAAATGTGAGGATTAGGCCATGAGTAGAGTGTGAAAGTTCTTGTCCTTGGAAAAGTTTTCATGGATAAAAGCTTTTTGTTGAGCTTTCAActacaactgagcaaactccattcaTCGACGAAGAGATGTGgctatttgaaaatgtgttcattgAAGGATAAGGTTtgctgtattttatatttttcttgtccacaaatcccatgaaaagaccaaaaccactAATAATTAATTTGTCTCTCAATGCTCTccaacttccctaccctgtctgtggctcgcAGCCTCAAGCCCATTGGTTCTTACTGAAGATTGAAGAAGACATCTTTAAAAACTGGTCACAAATGTAGTTTaatgtaatttcctaaaacagctggacactgtagttttagggaaatgttacttaaacaggaggaaatgaaaTGCATTTAATAGGGACTAGCACACAGCTGCACTGTGCTGCggccacatttggtgctctagtgagtatttggggaaGCAGGACGGTGTACGTGGGCTAGAGTCAAAATagactacagtgtgtgttcattgtaatgaaggaacatgtcacccagtgcaacagtgtggctcatacACATAATACTTGTTAGTTGGATGCATTCATTGTTAGTTTGtctggatttgttgacaagaaaaatagAATATTGGTAGTCTTATCCTTCAAAATGAAATCTCTGCTACTGTAGGTGTAGAAACTGGCATCGCTCTCATCTACACTGGATTTCTTTCTGTGTGATTGTTAaatgtcagtgaaaatgaaagttATTTCTCCTCTGACATGTACAGTGTTCTGCAGTATGAAACTCTTCACCTGATGTGTCATACTGTCTACATTTGTTTGTCCAGTTAAACAGGAACATTAAATCACCATCATAACAAGTACATAAGTCCAGAAATGGTTTATCACCAGTAGAAATTTGGTGTTTAAGATGGATTTGTCTCATTAggaataataaatcaaataataaaaactcaaatgtatttatttgtttattacagAAGGTTCATAGGCAGCAACCTGTTGACAAGAATCAAAAAAATACTAAACCTACAACCTACATTCTGATCGCCTCATAAACACTGAACAGGCTCATACAACAAAGTCCTGAGTAGAAAGTTAACCATAGAAAACGTTCTAGCAGCAAGCTTTGCTCAATAGGATGTAGTAGAATATTCATACCATTTAATGAGGGGGGGCTCTAAAAAAGTAAAAGCCCCACCAGCACAGTTCCACTGTTTCATCAAGgaaatttgacattaaaaacGGTTATTTTCCACTTTTGTACAGTTATTGCATTACATGCTTTTCATCCAAGCTGGAGTGAAACTACATTGAAAATTGCTAACAAAAGCTGCAAGGAAGAAgttaagggggaaaaaatcatctTTCTAACAGTAGAAACCCTGATTTTAATGGACAGCTAAAATGCTTTTCTTACAATTTCCCAGCATTTAAGTGCATTCTATATCTGATGAATGCTTTTGGAAAACCAAGATATGTTGAATTatctttcattattttcttatattacAGACACAGTAGATACTACTGCTTGTGGGCTGAAGGCCATGCAATGATTTGTAATGGACTTAGTATTATGTCAAAAAGGAAACACTACTGATTTGTATTTGCATAACCTACCTAGTAGTGAATAAGACAAAGAGGTTGAGGCAACGTGCAGGAGGAACAGTGCATGTACATCAACAGAACCTGCAGCTGCTTTTCTGGAAAACTGCAAAGCAAAGCAACCTGTTTGTGCTAGCTGCTCGAGACTTTTTTTTGCCCTAAATTAAGCCTGTCAGGCAGTACTTGCTCCCATGCTGTGTAGCCTTCCCAACAAGCTTTGTGCACAGTATCAAATGGTTAGTTTGATGGTCTAAATAGTTGGAGCTATAGTAggtagaaatatataaatagtttAATGAGATTTGAATTGGTGGTACTTGTTTGAGGCAATACGCTGCACATTATCGTCCGGTCTGCCTAGGAAGACAACTGTGTAATTTATAAGGAAGCTGGTGTGTTGTGACCAAGTTAATTTGACCTTGGCTCGTAACAGCAGTGCTGAATTGGATGGAAAAGTGATTGGTACAATTTTCAAATCTTCTAATTTGACTGTTTTGTAGAGATACTGAGTGGACTGGACAGAACTTAAAGCTACTGCGAGTATGATGGGATTTGTTTAATTTGCGTTAGCTCGGTTTCTGGAGGGACTGACTGATGACATCTTTGCTAGAAGGAAGATTGTGCCTTTGGCCTTGTAcgacaaaataacacaaaagtGAGCGCACCTTCATTTTTCATAttgattacaaaaacaaacaaagcacgGCTAGCAAACAACCTctcaaaagacagaaaggggtcacatgtacacactgacaaaaattaATAGTTGCTCATGAACCAGAGGTGCTTCCTGTAACTAGTTTCTCACATGCTTCACTGTTATCAATGCTAGCGTTAACTGTAATCAAATGAGGCCTCATCAAGGAAACCATTCCCTGACAGCCGTGATAATGTTAATGCTTTTCAAACACCATTTATCTCATAAACCTTAGTGGTTTCTGTCCTGATAAAAGTTTTAGGAGTGTGTTTTCTATCAGCCCTTTACTCTGAAAGCTTTAACTAACAGTGTTCTCAACCAagtcctgagaaaaatatctggcctTTTAACTGCTGAAATTTCAACTTAACCAGCTAGTCGCttactttgtttgtctgtctgctgttaaGTGcggggcaggtagtgtacagtgggtttatcagaacttttttttGCTTGGGTTGATTAGAGTCAAACagtaaccaaaacaaaaagctaaaagagGCTTTGTAAAGCTGGGTGATAATCCTCTATTGGTTTGCTACTGCTAAAATGTAGTACCCGTAAGCAGCcaagacaaacacaacacaaacatatcataaatggataaataaatagaatttaCAGGCTGGTACATCGTCTTCCGCAGCACCTTCATCGCTGAAGCTGTcatcacacaaacagcagtagGTGCTTCATATCCCTTCAGAAACCAGTCTACATACACTGTCTTTGAGACTGTTGCTTTCACTGCATATGTAGTGCAAATATTCCTCTAGAGAGGCAACAGATGAAAGAGGTCCACCAGCTCCAACTATGGGATTGTCTCCAGTGGAAGGCAAACCACATATTGTACATAGTGTCATTAGATTCTTTGAAAATTCCTTTGTGTTGCATATTTCAGCAAGAGTCAAAGCCTGAAGACgccaaatttaaaatgttttaagctGCAGTTTTATCGGCCACTAGATGCTGGCTTTAAGAAAACTGTGTATTGAAGTGTGCAGGAGGTATCAAGGGTAGCATTTCttaaaatgtgtgcacacatccTAGTAATGCATACCATACAATTACTTAATTGATTTAACAAACAGAATAAATGCGATAACACTCCACACTAAAATACAGCTACTAGCCTGCTGCTAACACTCTGGTTTTTGCACTAGATACAACAAACTGTAGCTTCAGTTCCCACTGCTATAATGACTTCACACATATATTTAAGTGGAGAAATCAAATAATCTGTGTgcacaaatgaataatttgGGGCTACAAATTGATCATTAGTGAGcacaaatgattaaaaaaaacgtGGTGTTTGATATTTGCATATCTAATCTCAGCTTCACCTATACTCTGCCCCTTTGACAAATTAGGATTTTCTGGCTCCAGTAACTGACAGATCTTGGCAAGCAGTAAAACTAAATTCCAGGCTTCAAACTTCCCTTCAGATACATGTGGTGTAAGAAAcccatgtttttatgtttttctatatAGAAAGCCAAGTGAACCATAAACATCTCAGAAACGTAGTGGACCATCCAACAGACACGGGTTGATTGTAGCCTTGGCAGGCGTTTTTGTGGTACACTACACTTCTGAGATGTTTATGGTCCACTTGGCTTTCCAAACTTCTACTGTCTATGGGACTACCAGCATGTGAAGGTTTTGCTTTAGTAGGCTTGAGCGGTATCAAGGTATTATGGAATACCAGGGTATTTAGAAATCCCAATCGTGGATCGGTCATATCGGCTCTTcgatcatttattttctgtgcactCAGTTCGGATTTGAGTGGGTATGTTTGCTTagaagatgctctgtgcttagTCTCATAATGTTAGTggcgcttttaataatcgccacggtGAAATTACTTCTCTGATTCGCTCATTTCTCCGACTGTCTCATCTCGTTTACCGTcaggggcggctgtggcttagtggtagagcaggtcgtccaccaatcggaaggtcgcaGTTCGATCCCggccccagcccacatgtcaaagagtccttgggcaagacaccgaaccccaaattgctgcTTTCGGTGTTAGTAAGTTAGTTCCTTTGAatgtgggtgaatgtgatatgtagtgtgaagcactttgagtagtcggaaaggcgatatacaagtacagtccattaacCATCGTCACGTGAGATGATTCTgggccgctaaaccagtgccgtaaATGCTAGACAACCTGCGGCAGTTAAAATAGAAAACTCTGGCATGCTACAATCACCAGAAGCTTtgactctgtttttgttttttttaaaaacacaaataccgGTATGATACCGGCCAAAATAGATACCGCCCAAGCCTATGCTTTAGTTATTGTGCTGCTTTAGCGGAGGACTCTTGCTTCCACCTGATTTTCTGGGCCTCTGAAATCCAATATGGCCACTGAGTGAATAAAGCAAATCTGCCTCATGCTATGTGTCTTCTAGCTGGTGATCTTCTTGCGGGGCAGGTAGGCATTAGTGATCTGGTTCATCACCACCAGGGCAAGGAAGAGGGGCAGCAGGAGGAAGGCCCACCAGGCCACCCCTTTTACCATGGCCTGGAACCAGTATGAGAACATGGCAGACACCACGGTCGCTGTGGCCAGCAGGTAGACCACCAGACCACAGGTGGCGTGGTACAGCTTCAGCCTTggcggagaggaggagggacgCAGCAGTTTAGGGAAGATCACACAGATACCACAAGCCGCTTGGAGCACAGTAGCGGCCAGGGTGCAGATGCCCAGCAAACTGTGCCAGGTGACGAGGTGGGGGAGCTCTGACACGTTCTTGCTGGCCACCATGAAGCCCAGCCCAGTGGCTGCAGCTATCAGGACCAGAGCCTGAAAGAACCAGCGGAGACAGAATTTATCCTTCCGAGATTTGAAGCAAAAGGGGGATCCTTCATCCGAGAAGAGGAGGATGCCTTCAGTCATACACAGGCAGTACTGCAGAAGgagtgaaaagaaagaaatgcgTTAATAAaggtgttttcattattttttagcAAAGCACATAGAGATAGTGCGtgtaaagaaacacaaaacaaggaTTAGGTGGAGACAAGGAAgtccattattttcttataaaaaGGACACCATGTGGTTGTTATACCATGGTCacttaaaggaaaaatctgtttaaatcaTCATGCCttttttagactgttggtttGTGGTCACTTCAGCTCATATTGTACGGGAAAACTATGGTAAGCaaggtaggtcaaagttgaaccatgAGGTTTACAACGGACGGTTTGCTaattttgcctttgttttctcttccaaataactTTGTCTTATCTGGaggtctgattgtctgacttcTCATATTTTTTGCCATGTCAGACTTTGTTGCAGCGATGCTGCTGCATTCCCAGATCTGAGCAATTACTTTAGTGAGAACAATGGTAATGTTTTTGATAGTAATCATGgccaaaattatgaaaataagtaatatgaatgtatcctactaacaagtactgtgtgtgtattcaaagCTATCTTATagctctgtgccatagagctccattgttgtccaaaaacttttaaaaacacacacattttttattttctatctatctatataatcgagagagaaagagatctTTTATTAAAAGCCTATTCTCTTACTATCGGCATAAAGTCTGGtccagatatatatatatatataaacgcTATACTGCCACGAGCCATGACAGAGAAAACCCCAACATCAACCTGTACGCCATTTCAAAGCTGTTCTCGCTAACATTCTAGCTCACTTTGTAACACAATAGCTGTGATGCAACACAGTCGTATGTGTTACCACTCCCTGCTCCCAACCCCTCCTATATATTATTCACAGTGGAAAGAAGATGGAGACACAAAGGCTAGAGGGTGTGAAGGTAAAGGTATGTTGAGTGCTTACAGGAGAGTTAATATTCAACTGAAGAAATACTAATGaaatcatatactgtattcttTTAGAAGtttacatttgatttgtttatgtCAAAACAAAGGACCAGATATCACTTGATTACTTTCTAATCAGTTTTATATGCATCCTTATTGAAAGACCTGCCTGTAGTAAAATGTTAATCATTAAAGGTGGGgcatgcgattctaatccagtagTTTGTCAAATTTAGTGATCTCCTCACgatccgctagctgtccgttgagtgtgtgtgctgaaaaaaaaaaatctggtgtttg
It contains:
- the LOC122883690 gene encoding probable transmembrane reductase CYB561D1 isoform X1, encoding MRSDVESSPVGEGLGQRDFWLYVWLRRAAVIAAHVTGLGLTLIISLLSRPGTSLFSWHPVCMSVAYCLCMTEGILLFSDEGSPFCFKSRKDKFCLRWFFQALVLIAAATGLGFMVASKNVSELPHLVTWHSLLGICTLAATVLQAACGICVIFPKLLRPSSSPPRLKLYHATCGLVVYLLATATVVSAMFSYWFQAMVKGVAWWAFLLLPLFLALVVMNQITNAYLPRKKITS
- the LOC122883690 gene encoding probable transmembrane reductase CYB561D1 isoform X2, whose amino-acid sequence is MRSDVESSPVGEGLGQRDFWLYVWLRRAAVIAAHVTGLGLTLIISLLSRPGTSLFSWHPVCMSVAALVLIAAATGLGFMVASKNVSELPHLVTWHSLLGICTLAATVLQAACGICVIFPKLLRPSSSPPRLKLYHATCGLVVYLLATATVVSAMFSYWFQAMVKGVAWWAFLLLPLFLALVVMNQITNAYLPRKKITS